From the Cryptomeria japonica chromosome 2, Sugi_1.0, whole genome shotgun sequence genome, one window contains:
- the LOC131043528 gene encoding protein LIFEGUARD 2 — MEAKNRSQTYGDPESGGRALYPDQPVYETPLRWAFIRKIYTILSLQLLLTIAVAAVIVFNHPVAQFFVSTPAGLALYIFLMIFGLILLCPLFYFSQTHPVNLILLALFTLCISFSVGLTCAFTSGKVILESAILTAVVVVSLTAYTFWAASRGHDFSFLGPFLFAGLMVLLVFIFIQVIFPLGKLSMMIYGALASILFSGYIIYDTDNLIKRYSYDEYVWAAISLYLDIINLFLSLLSLLREAQD, encoded by the exons ATGGAGGCCAAGAACAGAAGCCAGACATATGGAGATCCCGAGAGTGGAGGAAGGGCTCTTTACCCAGACCAGCCGGTATACGAAACCCCACTTCGATGGGCTTTCATAAGAAAAATATACACAATTCTGAGCCTTCAGTTGCTTCTCACCATTGCCGTGGCCGCCGTCATTGTCTTTAATCATCCGGTCGCTCAATTCTTTGTCTCCACTCCAGCCGGTCTCGCATTATACATATTTCTCATGATTTTCGGCCTAATCT tGTTATGTCCTCTGTTCTATTTCTCGCAGACACACCCTGTAAATCTTATTCTCCTGGCCCTCTTTACGCTTTGCATCAGCTTTTCTGTTGGATTGACTTGTGCTTTCACCAGCG GGAAAGTTATACTTGAGTCAGCGATTTTAACTGCTGTGGTGGTGGTGAGTTTGACTGCATATACATTCTGGGCTGCAAGCAGAGGCCATGATTTCAGTTTTCTGGGACCCTTTCTCTTCGCCGGATTGATGGTGCTTCTGGTTTTCATTTTCATTCAG GTTATCTTTCCGTTAGGAAAATTGTCCATGATGATATAtggggcattggcttcaatattaTTTAGTGGTTACATTATTTATGATACTGACAATTTGATTAAGCGGTATTCATATGATGAATATGTTTGGGCTGCAATATCCTTGTACTTGGACATCATTAACCTATTTTTGTCATTGCTCTCACTCCTTAGGGAAGCACAAGATTAG